The genomic DNA AATCTTCGGGATTACCGCCGGCCGTGGTAGTTTTCTGGTTTGGCATCACCTCACCAGCCGGGCGTACAAGTCCTGCTGCCGGGCGATGGCGCGCCGGTAGAGGGCGTGCCGTTCGGGGTCAGGCGCGCAGGTGGGGCCGAGCAGGTCGGGGGCGGCGGCGAGGCCGGGCAGGAGTCCCAGGGCTGCGAGCGCAAGCAGGGCGACGCCGCGGGCGGTGGCTTCGGCGGCCTGGGAGAGTGTGATCGGCCGGCCCAGAGCGTCGGCCATGATCTGCAACCAGGTGAGCGAGGCCGCCAGGGCGCCGCCGCTGGCGATGATTTGCGCCTCGCCGGGCAGCAACGAGGCGAGCATGTCATAGACGAGGGCGATGCGATAGGCCACGGCTTCCATGCCGGCGCGCAGAATATCAAGCGGCGTTGTCCCCAGAGTCAGGCCGTGAATGGTGGCGCGGGCGTCGCCTGCCCAGCCGGGCGCACGCTCACCGGAGAAGAAGGGGAGGATGGTGAGGCCGTGGCCGTCGGGCGGCAGAGCGGAAAGGGCAGATTCCACCGCTTCCCGGTCGCCCAGCTGCAAGCTCTCGCCCATCCAGGCGTACACGTTCCCACCCTCGGTCAAAGCCCCGCCCGGCAGCGAGCGCCGTCTATCCACGCGATAGCACCACAGTCCGGGCGGCAGGGTGGGGATGTCGGTTTCGAGCACGACGCGCAGGGCGGCGGTGGTGCCCACGGTCAGGGCCACGCGACTCGGGCCGGTGGCGCCGCTGCCGATGTTGGCGGCGGCGCCATCGCCGATGGCCGGGAACCAGGGGACGTGCGTCAGGGCGGGCCAGCGGGCGGCGAAGGCGGGGCGCAAATCAAAACGGGGGCGGTTGAAGTCAGTGAGGGGGGAGAGATGGAGATTGGAGATTGGAGATTGGGAGAGGAGGGGGGCGTCCCAAATGAGTTGGCGGCGGTCGAGCAGGCCGGTCCACGAGGCAACGTAGTAGCTGACGGCGGTCTCGCCGAAGAGTCTGAGTTCGAGGTATTCGCCGATGGAGAGCCAGCGAGCGACCTGGGCGAAACGGGCGGGGTCAGAGCGATGGAGCCAACGCAGGCGGGCCGGCAGGTAGCTGGGGTGGAAGCGACAGCCGGTGCGCTGGTGGGTTTCGGTTTCGTCGCAGTCGGCGCGCAGGCCGGGGACTTCGCCAGCGGCGCGGGCATCGGCATAGGTGGTCAGTGGAAAAATGGCGCGGCCGGCGGCGTCGAGACCGAAGATGTTGTTGGCAAAAGTGGCTACGCCGACGCCAACGATCGCGCCGGCCAACGGCCCGGCCTGGGCGAGGGCCTGGTCGAGGCAGGCGAAGATGCGTTCGAGCAGCTCGTCGGGGTCGAATTCATGGGCGCCGGGCGGAGAGGTGCGGGCGATCACAGCCTGCCGGCCTTCCACCACCTCCACCGTGGCGCCCTGGCGGTCGAACAGCAGCGCCCGCACCGAGGAAGAGCCGATGTCGAGGGCGAGGATGTAGGGAGGCTCTGCCGGCGTCGTCTTCATGGCGGACATGCTAACAACATCGGCGTCGCTTCGACAAGACGAGGGTGGGCGGATTGCTGGG from Caldilineales bacterium includes the following:
- a CDS encoding gluconokinase, whose protein sequence is MSAMKTTPAEPPYILALDIGSSSVRALLFDRQGATVEVVEGRQAVIARTSPPGAHEFDPDELLERIFACLDQALAQAGPLAGAIVGVGVATFANNIFGLDAAGRAIFPLTTYADARAAGEVPGLRADCDETETHQRTGCRFHPSYLPARLRWLHRSDPARFAQVARWLSIGEYLELRLFGETAVSYYVASWTGLLDRRQLIWDAPLLSQSPISNLHLSPLTDFNRPRFDLRPAFAARWPALTHVPWFPAIGDGAAANIGSGATGPSRVALTVGTTAALRVVLETDIPTLPPGLWCYRVDRRRSLPGGALTEGGNVYAWMGESLQLGDREAVESALSALPPDGHGLTILPFFSGERAPGWAGDARATIHGLTLGTTPLDILRAGMEAVAYRIALVYDMLASLLPGEAQIIASGGALAASLTWLQIMADALGRPITLSQAAEATARGVALLALAALGLLPGLAAAPDLLGPTCAPDPERHALYRRAIARQQDLYARLVR